The alpha proteobacterium U9-1i genome includes a region encoding these proteins:
- a CDS encoding comA-related protein: MTNSAGALTERQAGFLPDHMGLEWGDAGVGLVRGRMAVKPHHLAPNGFLHAASVIALADSACGYGAVLSKPEAAIGFTTIELKTNFLGTTREGAITCEARMVHGGRNTQVWDAEVKDEATGKTIAIFRCTQMMLYPKP; encoded by the coding sequence ATGACAAATTCCGCGGGCGCGCTGACGGAGCGGCAAGCAGGTTTTCTGCCCGATCACATGGGCCTCGAATGGGGCGATGCGGGCGTCGGACTCGTGCGCGGGCGCATGGCGGTGAAGCCGCACCATCTCGCGCCCAATGGCTTCCTGCACGCGGCCAGCGTGATCGCGCTCGCCGATTCCGCCTGCGGCTATGGCGCAGTGCTCTCCAAGCCCGAAGCCGCCATCGGCTTCACCACCATTGAACTCAAGACCAATTTCCTCGGCACCACGCGCGAAGGCGCCATCACCTGCGAAGCCCGCATGGTCCACGGTGGCCGCAACACCCAAGTTTGGGACGCCGAAGTCAAAGACGAGGCCACCGGCAAAACCATAGCGATCTTCCGCTGCACGCAAATGATGCTCTATCCCAAACCGTAG
- a CDS encoding endo-type 6-aminohexanoate oligomer hydrolase: MSIGCAEDESARTGVTVIVPDTRAVCAVDVRGGGPGTRETDALQPENLVDAIDALVLSGGSVYGLAAADGVAAAMGAEGKGYGLIELPGVPKSPVVPAAILYDLANGGNKAWGEAPPYAALGKRAYAARSKSVQLGNAGAGFGARAGALKGGQGSASIVTSDGFSVAALACVNAFGSTTIPNARAFWAWPFEIDGEFGGVRPNANASFDAEDWGGAKFNPQPRANTTIALVATDAALTPSEAKRIAQMASAGMARAIRPSFAPFDGDVVFALSTATKSLNEPRALNIARIGSLAADCLARAIARGVYEASSLGDAPAWRDGV, translated from the coding sequence TTGTCCATAGGCTGCGCCGAGGACGAAAGCGCGCGCACCGGTGTCACGGTGATCGTTCCGGATACGCGCGCGGTGTGCGCCGTTGATGTGCGCGGCGGCGGCCCCGGCACGCGCGAGACCGACGCTCTGCAACCGGAGAATTTGGTCGATGCCATTGACGCGCTCGTGTTGTCGGGAGGGTCCGTCTACGGGCTGGCGGCGGCGGACGGCGTTGCGGCGGCGATGGGCGCGGAGGGCAAAGGCTACGGCCTGATCGAGCTGCCCGGCGTGCCAAAATCACCGGTCGTGCCCGCGGCGATCCTCTACGACCTGGCCAATGGCGGAAACAAAGCTTGGGGTGAAGCGCCGCCTTACGCTGCGCTCGGCAAACGCGCCTACGCCGCGCGATCGAAGAGCGTGCAGCTGGGCAATGCCGGCGCCGGCTTCGGCGCACGCGCCGGCGCGCTCAAAGGTGGGCAGGGCAGCGCTAGCATCGTCACCTCAGACGGCTTCTCCGTCGCAGCCCTCGCATGCGTCAATGCCTTCGGCTCCACCACGATACCCAACGCGCGCGCTTTCTGGGCCTGGCCGTTCGAAATCGACGGTGAGTTTGGAGGCGTACGGCCAAACGCGAACGCGAGCTTTGACGCCGAGGATTGGGGCGGCGCCAAATTCAATCCGCAGCCGCGCGCCAACACCACGATCGCGCTGGTCGCAACCGACGCCGCGCTCACGCCCTCTGAAGCCAAGCGCATCGCGCAAATGGCCAGCGCCGGCATGGCGCGCGCGATCCGGCCCAGCTTCGCGCCCTTCGACGGCGACGTTGTGTTTGCATTGTCCACCGCGACGAAATCCTTGAACGAACCGCGCGCGCTCAACATTGCGCGCATCGGCAGTCTCGCGGCCGATTGCCTTGCACGCGCGATTGCGCGGGGCGTTTATGAGGCGTCAAGTTTGGGTGATGCGCCAGCGTGGCGGGACGGCGTCTAA
- a CDS encoding ribosomal protein S6 glutaminyl transferase: MRCWLFFNKDLGPDTPEAHEVVRFQETAKNLDIELYVLKPGEFDLVVDSTEGWSAKYQGRDLLHKPDLIVPRCGAETNYFTLAVLRHFERQGVPIVNGPSAIESVADKLHTLQIVSAAKLPTPKTILGKFPVDVNLVERELGFPVVVKKLKGTRGAGVVLCQDRAQFDDLANLLDGASSGADFLFQRYIKASHGRDVRVLVIDGKIVAAMERRATDGGFKSNISLGGSGARFEPPAEMAELAIKVARELQLDVAGIDILFDSEGYRVCEANSAPGFQGLERACGVNVPELVFMSMGRKFGIPVRHSERWERFIEDAARSALGLRTTTPPKEKRSKPRETVPRLAPARARTKPT; encoded by the coding sequence ATGCGCTGCTGGCTGTTCTTCAACAAGGATCTTGGTCCCGACACGCCTGAAGCGCACGAGGTGGTTCGCTTCCAAGAGACCGCGAAAAACCTCGATATCGAGCTCTACGTTCTCAAACCAGGCGAGTTCGATCTTGTGGTGGATTCCACGGAGGGCTGGTCCGCGAAATATCAGGGCCGCGATCTCCTTCACAAACCTGATCTCATCGTTCCGCGCTGTGGCGCAGAGACGAACTATTTCACGCTCGCGGTGCTGCGCCATTTCGAACGCCAAGGCGTGCCGATCGTAAACGGCCCGAGCGCGATTGAGAGCGTCGCCGATAAATTGCACACCTTGCAAATCGTCTCCGCCGCGAAATTGCCGACGCCGAAAACCATCCTCGGCAAATTTCCCGTCGATGTGAATCTCGTCGAGCGCGAGCTTGGCTTTCCCGTCGTCGTCAAGAAGTTGAAAGGCACACGCGGCGCCGGCGTCGTTCTCTGTCAGGACCGCGCGCAATTCGATGATCTTGCCAATCTGCTGGACGGCGCATCGTCGGGCGCCGACTTCCTCTTTCAACGCTACATCAAGGCGAGCCACGGGCGCGACGTGCGCGTTCTCGTCATCGACGGCAAAATCGTCGCCGCGATGGAACGGCGCGCCACCGATGGCGGCTTCAAATCAAACATTTCACTCGGCGGCAGTGGCGCACGCTTCGAACCGCCGGCCGAGATGGCAGAGCTCGCGATCAAGGTGGCGCGCGAGCTTCAGCTTGATGTCGCGGGCATCGACATCTTGTTTGACTCCGAAGGCTACCGGGTTTGCGAAGCCAACTCCGCACCCGGTTTTCAGGGGCTAGAGCGCGCGTGCGGCGTTAACGTGCCGGAATTGGTGTTCATGAGCATGGGCCGCAAGTTCGGCATTCCAGTGCGGCATTCGGAGCGCTGGGAGCGCTTCATTGAAGATGCCGCGCGTTCGGCGCTCGGGCTACGCACAACGACGCCGCCGAAAGAAAAGCGCAGCAAACCGCGCGAGACAGTTCCACGCTTGGCCCCGGCGCGCGCGCGGACGAAGCCGACTTAG
- a CDS encoding branched-chain alpha-keto acid dehydrogenase E1 component alpha subunit: MARRNSLDLHIPTPKTRPGDKPDFTGWSFPEPGETPKPEVDARAIDLRDYAYGLIRVLDGDGNAIGPWAPYIAPEDLRRSLKNMLLTRAFDDRMFRAQRQGKTSFYMLSLGEEAISSAQALALRTDDMVFPSYRQQGLLIARGYPLVDMMCQIYSNKRDPMKGRQLPVMYSSKKDGFFTISGNLGTQLPQAVGWAMASAYSADDRIATTYIGDGSTAEGDFHAAMTFATVYQAPVIVNVVNNQWAISSFQGIAGGEQTTFAARGVGYGMPPLRVDGNDFLAVYAVTQWAAERARSNLGPTLIEHFTYRAGSHSTSDDPGRYRPTDEATAWPLGDPVERLKDHLILIGEWSDEQHRAAQEECIETVRAAGREAEKSGVLGGDDRVAPITMFDDVYKDMPWHLRQQREDLGA, translated from the coding sequence ATGGCGCGCAGGAATTCGCTTGACCTCCATATCCCGACGCCGAAAACGCGTCCGGGCGACAAGCCCGACTTTACCGGTTGGAGCTTTCCCGAGCCGGGCGAAACGCCGAAGCCGGAGGTCGACGCGCGCGCGATCGATCTCCGCGATTACGCCTATGGCCTGATCCGTGTGCTTGATGGCGACGGCAATGCGATCGGTCCGTGGGCGCCCTACATCGCGCCGGAAGATTTGCGCCGCAGCTTGAAGAACATGCTGCTCACGCGGGCGTTCGACGACCGCATGTTCCGCGCCCAGCGTCAGGGCAAGACCAGCTTTTATATGCTGAGCCTGGGCGAAGAGGCGATCTCCTCGGCGCAGGCGCTCGCGTTGCGCACCGACGACATGGTGTTTCCAAGCTATCGCCAGCAGGGGCTGCTGATCGCGCGGGGTTATCCGCTCGTCGACATGATGTGCCAGATCTATTCGAACAAACGCGACCCGATGAAGGGCCGGCAATTGCCGGTGATGTATTCGTCTAAGAAAGACGGCTTCTTCACCATCTCCGGCAATCTCGGCACGCAATTGCCGCAAGCGGTAGGCTGGGCGATGGCGTCGGCGTATTCGGCCGACGATCGTATCGCGACGACCTACATCGGCGACGGCTCAACCGCGGAAGGCGATTTCCACGCGGCGATGACCTTCGCGACGGTTTATCAGGCGCCGGTGATCGTCAACGTCGTCAACAATCAATGGGCGATCTCGTCGTTCCAAGGCATTGCCGGTGGCGAGCAGACGACGTTCGCGGCGCGTGGCGTCGGTTACGGCATGCCGCCGCTTCGGGTGGATGGAAACGACTTCTTGGCCGTTTATGCGGTCACGCAATGGGCGGCCGAGCGCGCGAGGTCGAACCTCGGGCCCACGCTCATTGAGCACTTCACCTATCGCGCCGGTTCGCATTCGACGTCGGACGATCCGGGCCGCTATCGCCCCACGGATGAAGCGACGGCCTGGCCGCTCGGCGATCCGGTGGAACGCTTGAAGGATCACCTCATCCTGATCGGCGAGTGGAGCGACGAACAGCACCGCGCCGCGCAGGAAGAGTGCATCGAGACCGTGCGGGCCGCCGGCCGTGAGGCGGAAAAATCCGGCGTTCTGGGTGGCGATGACCGCGTGGCCCCGATCACGATGTTTGATGATGTGTACAAAGACATGCCCTGGCACTTGCGCCAGCAGCGCGAAGATTTGGGAGCCTGA
- a CDS encoding hypothetical protein (FIG00815293), whose protein sequence is MISSRRQVVLALGSALAVTPFGAPNAAAAPHDGRFERLTRRWLDQSMRLGPINATQTGDHRFDSRLDDASAAGRARTLRFAQETLRALEAIDRSQLSRANQVDWALLANAMRSQIWSAEVSQTWAWDPLTHQTRAGDAIYNLMAREFAPMAVRLESATARLEGMPALLAQARAALDPARVPTPHAETYALQNPGVKSLITDLIEPHKGVLSARKLERLNAAIARANAAVDEHQAWIEGTLVPNARGNFRIGAQRFDEKLAFTMQSDLTRAQIRARADAAVRDVRAEMYRVAKLALAGRADAPPTPDAPDPGQQQAAIRAALDIAASERPRRDHLVEDATAGVNEAEAFVRARDLITVPEGNVRVILMPEFQRGFAVAYCDSPGALERGLETFYAVSPVPDDWSDEQATSFLREYNTRAILDVGVHEAMPGHYVQIAHSNRYPSTLRAVLGSGTFTEGWACYAEEMMVQQGFRANDPLYRLSQLKVQLRTVTNAILDQAIQVDGMERAAAMQLMTQTAFQEEREAAGKWRRAQLSSTQLSTYFVGFLEHMETRAEAERRAGAGFNLKAYHDGILSFGSPPMRYARALLFEEPIQ, encoded by the coding sequence ATGATCAGCTCTCGTCGCCAGGTCGTGCTCGCCCTCGGCTCCGCTTTGGCTGTGACGCCGTTTGGCGCGCCGAACGCTGCCGCGGCGCCGCACGACGGACGGTTCGAACGGCTGACGCGGCGCTGGCTCGACCAATCGATGCGGTTGGGGCCGATCAACGCCACACAAACCGGCGATCATCGCTTCGACTCGCGCCTCGACGATGCGAGTGCGGCGGGTAGGGCGCGCACGCTTCGCTTCGCGCAAGAGACGTTGCGCGCGCTGGAGGCGATCGACCGCTCGCAATTGTCGCGCGCCAATCAGGTCGATTGGGCGTTGCTGGCCAACGCCATGCGCTCCCAGATTTGGAGCGCCGAGGTTTCGCAGACGTGGGCCTGGGACCCGCTGACGCATCAAACACGCGCAGGCGATGCGATCTACAATTTGATGGCGCGTGAATTTGCGCCGATGGCGGTACGGCTCGAAAGCGCCACGGCGCGGCTGGAAGGTATGCCGGCGTTGCTAGCGCAAGCGCGCGCGGCGCTTGATCCCGCGCGCGTGCCGACGCCACACGCGGAAACGTACGCCTTGCAAAATCCGGGCGTCAAAAGTTTGATCACAGATCTGATCGAGCCGCACAAAGGCGTGCTTTCAGCGCGGAAGCTGGAACGCTTGAACGCAGCCATCGCACGCGCGAACGCTGCGGTGGATGAACACCAAGCTTGGATCGAAGGGACGCTCGTTCCCAACGCGCGTGGCAATTTCCGTATTGGCGCGCAACGTTTCGATGAGAAGCTCGCGTTCACGATGCAATCGGACCTGACGCGGGCGCAAATTCGCGCGCGCGCGGATGCTGCTGTGCGCGACGTGCGGGCGGAAATGTATCGCGTCGCCAAGCTCGCGCTTGCCGGCCGCGCCGACGCGCCGCCGACGCCGGACGCGCCCGATCCGGGCCAGCAGCAAGCCGCTATTCGCGCCGCGCTCGATATCGCCGCGAGTGAGAGACCACGCCGCGATCATTTGGTGGAAGACGCAACCGCCGGCGTGAACGAGGCGGAGGCATTTGTGCGCGCGCGCGATCTCATCACGGTGCCGGAAGGCAATGTGCGTGTGATCTTGATGCCGGAATTCCAGCGCGGTTTCGCGGTGGCCTATTGCGACTCGCCCGGCGCGCTGGAGCGCGGGCTTGAGACGTTCTACGCCGTGTCGCCCGTGCCCGACGATTGGAGCGACGAGCAGGCAACCTCGTTCCTGCGGGAGTACAATACGCGCGCGATCCTCGATGTCGGCGTACACGAAGCGATGCCGGGCCATTATGTGCAGATCGCCCACTCAAACCGCTATCCCTCGACGCTGCGTGCTGTGCTCGGGTCAGGCACGTTCACCGAGGGCTGGGCATGCTACGCCGAAGAGATGATGGTGCAGCAAGGCTTCCGCGCCAACGATCCGCTCTACCGGCTCTCACAGCTGAAGGTGCAATTGCGCACGGTGACGAACGCGATTCTCGACCAGGCGATCCAAGTTGACGGCATGGAGCGCGCGGCGGCGATGCAGTTGATGACGCAAACCGCCTTCCAGGAAGAACGCGAAGCGGCGGGCAAGTGGCGGCGGGCGCAGCTGTCCTCCACGCAGCTCTCAACGTATTTCGTCGGTTTCCTGGAGCACATGGAAACGCGCGCCGAAGCGGAACGCCGAGCCGGCGCTGGCTTTAATCTGAAGGCCTACCATGACGGCATTCTGTCGTTCGGTTCGCCGCCGATGCGCTATGCGAGAGCGTTGCTGTTCGAGGAACCGATCCAGTGA
- a CDS encoding gamma-glutamyltranspeptidase has translation MIQKQAPLKRFLVAIAAFALAACASGSAPTANGDAGPQGEAMVSAANPHAVEAALEILRDGGTAVDAAIAAELVLGLVEPQSSGIGGGGFLLFYNAENERIIGYDGRERAPAGATATMFLDPQGRPMSFIDAVASGRSTGTPSLVAMLKLAHDEHGRLPWARLFEAAIRLAESGFEVSPRLARLSAMAGQRGRLRADFAARAYFFDREGNAWPVGHLLRNPEYAATLRAIAEQGPQALTQGPIAEQIVRAVQRNPRGGTLSLADLQAYQPKRFEPVCGAYRAYRVCGAPAPSSGATVIEILGLYQRARPEPEGANNADDWAAFLWASRLAYADRDHYMADDEFAPMPTQELVAPAYLEQRAQLIDLAAAPPTLLPPGAPAGEELFNQWGRDLGDDPGTTHLSVVDAWGNAVALTATVESAFGSQRMVAGFMLNNQLTDFAFTPTLNGRPVANAIEPRKRPRSSMSPTIVTDRNGDLVLVIGSPGGSAIIGYVARATIGILDWNMTPQAAIDLGNATARTPPARLELNRLPEGVAAALTARGWQIADSSGEESGLHAIQVTESGLVGGADPRREGVVGRLPAPSAVAAPVQ, from the coding sequence ATGATCCAAAAGCAAGCTCCACTGAAGCGCTTCCTGGTCGCCATCGCCGCTTTCGCGCTGGCGGCCTGCGCTAGTGGTTCGGCGCCGACGGCGAATGGCGACGCCGGCCCGCAAGGCGAAGCGATGGTGAGCGCGGCCAATCCCCACGCGGTGGAGGCCGCGCTCGAAATTCTGCGCGACGGCGGCACGGCAGTAGATGCGGCGATCGCCGCGGAGTTGGTGCTGGGGCTGGTCGAGCCGCAATCCTCAGGCATTGGCGGTGGCGGCTTCTTGCTCTTCTACAATGCCGAGAACGAACGCATCATTGGCTATGACGGGCGCGAGCGCGCGCCCGCTGGCGCGACGGCGACGATGTTCCTCGATCCGCAGGGCCGGCCGATGTCGTTTATCGACGCGGTCGCGAGCGGGCGCTCCACCGGCACGCCGTCTCTGGTGGCGATGCTGAAGCTGGCGCATGACGAACATGGGCGCTTGCCTTGGGCGCGCCTGTTCGAGGCGGCGATCCGGTTAGCGGAGAGCGGCTTTGAAGTGTCGCCGCGTTTGGCGCGGCTGAGCGCGATGGCGGGACAGCGCGGACGCCTGCGCGCCGATTTCGCGGCGCGCGCCTATTTCTTCGATCGCGAAGGCAATGCGTGGCCCGTAGGCCATCTGCTGCGCAACCCGGAATACGCCGCGACGCTGCGCGCTATCGCCGAGCAGGGTCCGCAAGCTTTGACGCAAGGGCCGATCGCCGAGCAGATCGTGCGCGCGGTTCAACGCAATCCGCGCGGCGGCACATTGAGCTTGGCGGACCTCCAAGCCTATCAGCCGAAGCGTTTTGAGCCCGTGTGCGGCGCTTATCGCGCTTACCGAGTTTGCGGTGCACCTGCGCCCTCCTCCGGCGCGACAGTGATTGAGATACTCGGACTGTATCAGCGCGCGCGGCCCGAGCCCGAGGGCGCCAACAATGCTGACGACTGGGCGGCGTTCTTGTGGGCGAGCCGGCTCGCCTACGCTGATCGCGACCATTACATGGCTGACGACGAATTCGCGCCAATGCCAACCCAAGAACTGGTCGCCCCGGCCTATCTCGAACAACGCGCGCAACTAATAGATCTCGCCGCCGCGCCGCCGACTTTGCTTCCGCCCGGCGCGCCGGCCGGCGAAGAGCTCTTCAACCAATGGGGCCGCGATCTCGGCGACGATCCGGGCACCACGCACCTTTCGGTGGTCGATGCCTGGGGCAACGCGGTGGCGCTCACGGCGACGGTTGAAAGCGCATTTGGCTCGCAGCGTATGGTCGCGGGCTTCATGCTCAACAATCAGCTGACGGATTTCGCGTTCACGCCGACCTTGAACGGGCGTCCCGTCGCCAATGCGATCGAGCCGCGCAAGCGGCCGCGTTCATCGATGTCGCCGACGATCGTCACGGATCGCAATGGCGACTTGGTTCTGGTGATCGGCTCGCCGGGCGGCTCGGCGATCATCGGCTACGTGGCGCGGGCGACGATCGGCATTCTCGATTGGAACATGACGCCGCAAGCGGCGATCGATCTCGGCAACGCAACGGCGCGGACGCCGCCGGCGCGCCTCGAATTGAACCGTCTGCCTGAAGGCGTCGCCGCCGCTTTGACCGCGCGCGGTTGGCAGATCGCGGATTCTTCGGGCGAAGAAAGCGGCCTGCACGCGATCCAGGTGACGGAATCCGGCTTGGTCGGCGGCGCGGATCCACGCCGCGAAGGCGTGGTGGGCCGCTTGCCCGCGCCGAGCGCCGTGGCTGCGCCGGTTCAGTAG